Proteins from a genomic interval of Hyalangium ruber:
- a CDS encoding alpha/beta hydrolase family protein: MDPLWMLETPAPAADARIPYGQEAHQFGDLRLPSGPGPHPVVVMVHGGFWRAKYDLEHVGHLCADLTRRGYATWSLEYRRVGHEGGGWPGTFEDVGRGTDFLRTLARSQPLDLSRVVLMGHSAGGHLALWLAARSRLRPGEPLHGAEPFMPRGVVALAGVVDLERAHALRLSNNIVEEFLGGTPAQVPERYRLGSPSALAPIGVRQVLIHGTEDDTVPVSISADYHARATKLGDDVRLIPLPGAGHFEVINPLSREWPQVVEAITSLM; the protein is encoded by the coding sequence ATGGATCCACTCTGGATGCTCGAGACGCCCGCGCCGGCCGCTGACGCTCGCATCCCCTACGGACAGGAAGCCCACCAGTTCGGGGACCTTCGCTTGCCCTCGGGGCCGGGGCCGCACCCGGTCGTCGTCATGGTGCATGGGGGCTTCTGGCGCGCGAAGTATGACCTGGAGCACGTGGGCCACCTGTGCGCGGACCTCACGCGGCGCGGGTACGCCACGTGGAGCCTCGAGTACCGGCGCGTCGGCCACGAAGGCGGCGGGTGGCCGGGAACGTTCGAGGACGTGGGCCGGGGCACGGACTTCCTGCGCACGCTGGCCCGCTCCCAGCCGCTGGACCTGTCGCGGGTGGTGCTCATGGGGCACTCGGCCGGGGGACACCTGGCCCTCTGGCTCGCGGCGCGAAGCCGCCTCCGTCCCGGCGAGCCGCTCCACGGCGCGGAGCCGTTCATGCCTCGCGGCGTGGTGGCGCTCGCGGGCGTGGTGGACCTCGAGCGCGCCCACGCCCTGCGGCTGAGCAACAACATCGTGGAGGAGTTCCTCGGCGGCACGCCCGCCCAGGTTCCGGAGCGCTACCGTCTGGGCTCCCCCTCCGCGCTCGCGCCCATCGGCGTGCGACAGGTCCTCATCCACGGGACCGAAGACGACACGGTCCCCGTGTCGATCAGCGCCGACTACCACGCCCGCGCGACGAAGCTCGGAGACGATGTCCGGCTCATCCCGCTCCCGGGTGCGGGGCACTTCGAGGTCATCAATCCCCTCTCCCGGGAGTGGCCTCAAGTGGTCGAGGCCATCACCTCGCTGATGTGA
- the moaC gene encoding cyclic pyranopterin monophosphate synthase MoaC, which yields MKMVDVGGKRKTERKAVATSRLRMLPATLKRIQQGKVEKGDVLAAARLAGIMAAKRTPDVVPLCHPIALSGVEVTLEPFDAGLEVRVEVRTVDRTGVEMEALTAACAAALTVYDMCKSVDRGMVIEQVQLEHKSGGRSGTWNRGSKKR from the coding sequence GTGAAGATGGTGGATGTGGGTGGCAAGCGGAAGACGGAGCGCAAGGCCGTGGCCACTTCGCGCCTGCGGATGCTCCCCGCCACGCTGAAGCGGATCCAGCAGGGCAAGGTGGAGAAGGGCGACGTGCTGGCCGCGGCGCGGCTCGCAGGCATCATGGCCGCCAAGCGCACCCCGGACGTGGTGCCGCTGTGCCACCCCATCGCCCTGTCCGGCGTGGAGGTGACGCTGGAGCCCTTCGATGCGGGGCTGGAGGTGCGCGTCGAGGTGCGCACCGTGGACCGCACGGGCGTGGAGATGGAGGCCCTCACCGCGGCGTGCGCGGCGGCCCTCACCGTCTACGACATGTGCAAGAGCGTGGACCGGGGCATGGTCATCGAGCAGGTGCAGCTCGAGCACAAGTCCGGCGGCCGCTCGGGGACCTGGAATCGCGGATCCAAGAAGCGATGA
- a CDS encoding cyclic nucleotide-binding domain-containing protein: MDASFLKKVALFEGLTQGQLAKVASIAQPRKFDGSAFLFREGDVGQEMYVIVEGRVRISKNVPGIGEEALAILEKGQYFGEMAVIDDSPRSADAIAHTPCTVWVIERAKLDQLMFTDKDLAYVLLWTFVRTLSERLRETSEKIKGFFAISRF, encoded by the coding sequence ATGGATGCTTCCTTCCTGAAAAAGGTTGCGCTCTTCGAGGGGTTGACTCAGGGCCAGCTGGCCAAGGTGGCCTCCATCGCCCAGCCCCGGAAGTTCGACGGGAGCGCCTTCCTCTTCCGGGAGGGGGATGTGGGTCAGGAGATGTACGTCATCGTCGAGGGACGGGTACGCATCTCCAAGAACGTGCCGGGCATTGGTGAAGAGGCGCTCGCCATCCTGGAAAAGGGCCAGTATTTCGGGGAGATGGCGGTTATCGACGACAGCCCGCGCTCCGCGGACGCCATCGCCCACACGCCCTGTACGGTGTGGGTCATCGAGCGGGCCAAGCTCGACCAGCTGATGTTCACGGACAAGGACCTGGCGTACGTGCTGCTCTGGACGTTCGTCCGCACGCTCTCCGAGCGACTTCGGGAGACGAGCGAGAAGATCAAGGGCTTCTTCGCCATCTCGCGCTTCTAG
- a CDS encoding trans-sulfuration enzyme family protein, with product MSAKRLSQKTVAVHAGSRLVGSTSQPLVPAIHMSTVGWFDSSDELDGALDGKDYVYSRISAQNTSLLEESVAALEGAEACVSYASGMAALRAVFDAQNLKPGDRVVMPGDGYGVTRLLFKTLCARAGVELHPLVLSDSQAPERLVALAPKFVLAESITNPLLSVPDLRVLAKACRQVGAALAVDGTFPSPYGQRALSLGADYAIQSATKWLNGHSDALAGTVSGSRERLAPLRSMRLLAGDVLGPFEAWLTQRGLRTLPVRMKAHNEHAAHVARRLAESPLLERVYYPGLSSHPHHAVAREVLEGGFGPMVAFDIKGAGRPEGYRFLEALKLARPGPSLGDVCTLVMHAASASARRMTPEERAAAGIGESLIRVSVGLEDPEDIVEDLLAAVAQGVKR from the coding sequence ATGAGCGCGAAGCGGTTGAGTCAGAAGACGGTGGCGGTACACGCGGGGAGCCGGCTGGTGGGCAGCACCTCCCAGCCGCTGGTGCCCGCCATCCATATGTCCACGGTGGGCTGGTTCGACAGCAGCGACGAGCTGGACGGAGCGCTGGACGGCAAGGACTACGTCTACTCGCGCATCAGCGCCCAGAACACGTCGCTCCTGGAGGAGTCGGTGGCGGCGCTGGAGGGGGCCGAGGCCTGCGTCTCCTACGCCAGCGGCATGGCCGCGCTCCGGGCCGTCTTCGACGCGCAGAACCTCAAGCCCGGGGACCGGGTGGTGATGCCCGGCGACGGCTACGGCGTCACCCGTCTGCTCTTCAAGACGCTCTGCGCTCGCGCGGGCGTGGAGCTGCACCCGCTGGTGCTCTCCGATTCCCAGGCACCCGAGCGGCTGGTCGCGCTGGCGCCGAAGTTCGTGCTCGCCGAGAGCATCACCAACCCGCTGCTCTCCGTGCCGGACTTGCGCGTCCTGGCCAAGGCCTGCCGGCAGGTGGGCGCCGCGCTCGCGGTGGATGGCACCTTCCCCTCGCCGTACGGGCAGCGCGCGCTCTCCCTCGGGGCCGACTACGCCATCCAGTCGGCGACCAAGTGGCTCAACGGGCACAGCGATGCGCTGGCCGGCACGGTGAGTGGCTCGCGTGAGCGCCTGGCGCCCCTGCGCTCCATGCGCCTGTTGGCCGGAGACGTGCTGGGGCCCTTCGAGGCGTGGCTCACCCAGCGCGGCCTGCGTACGCTGCCGGTGCGCATGAAGGCGCATAACGAGCACGCGGCTCATGTGGCTCGGCGCCTCGCCGAGTCTCCGTTGCTCGAACGCGTCTACTACCCGGGCCTGTCCTCGCATCCGCACCACGCCGTGGCTCGGGAGGTGTTGGAGGGCGGCTTCGGCCCCATGGTGGCCTTCGACATCAAGGGCGCCGGTCGGCCGGAGGGCTACCGCTTCCTGGAGGCGCTCAAGCTGGCGCGGCCAGGGCCCTCGCTGGGCGATGTGTGTACGCTGGTCATGCACGCGGCCAGCGCCAGCGCCCGCCGGATGACGCCCGAGGAGCGCGCGGCGGCGGGTATCGGCGAGAGCCTCATCCGCGTGTCGGTGGGGCTCGAGGACCCGGAGGACATCGTCGAGGATCTGCTCGCGGCCGTGGCGCAGGGGGTGAAGCGGTGA
- a CDS encoding DUF2378 family protein → MARLTEPQLVGNRPSGALQRPVVFEHTVEGLFHIALKDRLSRMAVASLKREGLDLSQKLLPAYPVEIWRRCLAIAVADLYPVVSRAEGYRRLGHDVVEGMVRTVLGRAVVGVARLLGPLRALRRLDHNLHSADNYVRAKLVELTPTWCEVSINEVLEQPTYYQGILEACLKIAGAQEIRVELISREGSGATYRVQWAE, encoded by the coding sequence ATGGCGCGGCTCACAGAGCCCCAGCTCGTGGGGAACAGACCCTCGGGCGCCCTCCAGCGACCGGTCGTCTTCGAGCACACGGTCGAGGGGCTCTTCCACATCGCGCTGAAGGACCGGCTGTCCCGGATGGCGGTGGCGAGCCTGAAGCGGGAGGGGTTGGATCTGTCGCAGAAGCTGCTGCCGGCCTACCCGGTCGAGATCTGGCGGCGGTGCCTGGCCATCGCGGTAGCGGACCTGTACCCGGTCGTGTCGCGGGCGGAGGGCTACCGGCGCCTGGGGCATGACGTCGTCGAGGGCATGGTGCGCACGGTGTTGGGGCGTGCGGTGGTGGGCGTAGCCCGGCTGCTGGGTCCGCTGCGCGCGCTGCGCCGGCTGGACCACAACCTCCACAGCGCGGACAACTACGTGCGGGCGAAGCTCGTCGAGCTGACGCCCACCTGGTGCGAGGTGTCGATCAACGAGGTGCTCGAGCAGCCCACCTACTACCAGGGCATCCTCGAGGCATGCCTGAAGATCGCCGGAGCCCAGGAGATCCGCGTGGAGCTGATCTCCCGCGAGGGAAGCGGCGCCACCTACCGCGTGCAGTGGGCGGAGTAG
- a CDS encoding SirB1 family protein, with amino-acid sequence MNFPSGFGSPLARERLVSALAADPPRLDLAALAIATLANPSLDAPACLHTLDALAARVQVEVERHLDEQGEFLARLRALRHVLADVEGFRGNERDYYSAENSFLDHVLEHKVGLPISLSVVYLEVARRAGIPLYGVAFPGHFLVACNAGDHKLVIDPFHNGDILTEHGCEELLKRVAPQLRFDASKLSPAPVELITYRMLSNLKRIYLEKDDAERGLTVVDLLLLLAPDHPGELRTRAVLLMKVGAFRTALKDVERCLELSPEAPDRERLELMVKELRERQANLN; translated from the coding sequence GTGAACTTCCCCTCCGGATTCGGCTCTCCGCTCGCTCGGGAGCGTCTGGTGTCAGCCCTGGCCGCGGATCCACCTCGCCTGGACCTGGCGGCGCTGGCCATCGCCACGTTGGCCAACCCCTCGCTGGATGCCCCCGCGTGTCTGCACACGCTGGACGCGCTGGCGGCACGGGTTCAAGTGGAGGTGGAGCGCCACCTCGACGAGCAGGGTGAGTTCCTGGCGCGGCTGCGCGCGCTGCGCCACGTGCTCGCGGACGTCGAAGGCTTCCGCGGCAACGAGCGCGACTACTACTCGGCCGAGAACAGCTTCCTGGACCACGTGCTGGAGCACAAGGTGGGCCTGCCCATCTCGCTCTCCGTGGTGTACCTGGAGGTGGCCCGGCGCGCGGGCATTCCGCTCTATGGCGTGGCCTTCCCCGGCCACTTCCTGGTGGCGTGCAACGCGGGTGACCACAAGCTGGTCATCGACCCGTTCCACAACGGTGACATCCTCACCGAGCACGGCTGCGAGGAACTGCTCAAGCGCGTGGCGCCGCAGCTGCGCTTCGATGCCTCCAAGCTGTCGCCGGCGCCCGTGGAGCTCATCACCTACCGCATGCTGTCCAACCTCAAGCGCATCTACCTGGAGAAGGATGACGCGGAGCGTGGGCTGACGGTGGTGGACCTGCTCTTGCTGCTGGCTCCGGACCACCCAGGCGAGCTGCGCACGCGGGCGGTGCTGCTGATGAAGGTGGGGGCGTTCCGGACCGCGCTCAAGGACGTGGAGCGCTGCCTGGAGCTGTCGCCCGAGGCGCCGGACCGCGAGCGGCTGGAGCTGATGGTCAAGGAGCTGCGCGAGCGGCAGGCCAACCTCAACTGA
- a CDS encoding NUDIX hydrolase: MSQSPRPWTRLRRGLEHDYFILKVREDIYADPRTGHEHPRVYLDTPEWVNVIAVTPDQQLILIRQYRFGIQASTLEIPGGLVDHGEDPALAAARELEEETGYVPGRVVPLGAVHPNPALQGNKCHSFLALDCVKHHAGAQDEGEDIAVELHPRAEVPRLILEGHITHSLVVVAFFLEQLRAEGQR, translated from the coding sequence GTGTCCCAGTCCCCCCGTCCCTGGACGCGCCTGCGCCGGGGCCTCGAGCACGACTACTTCATCCTCAAGGTCCGCGAGGACATCTACGCCGACCCGCGCACCGGGCACGAGCACCCGCGCGTGTACCTCGACACCCCGGAGTGGGTGAACGTCATCGCCGTCACGCCGGACCAGCAGCTCATCCTCATCCGGCAGTACCGCTTCGGCATCCAGGCCTCCACGCTGGAGATCCCCGGTGGGCTGGTGGATCACGGCGAGGATCCCGCCCTCGCCGCGGCGCGCGAGCTGGAGGAGGAGACGGGCTACGTGCCGGGCCGGGTGGTGCCGCTGGGCGCCGTTCACCCCAACCCCGCGCTCCAGGGCAACAAGTGCCACAGCTTCCTGGCGCTCGACTGTGTGAAGCACCACGCCGGGGCTCAGGACGAGGGCGAGGACATCGCCGTGGAGCTGCACCCCCGCGCCGAGGTGCCTCGCCTCATCCTGGAGGGCCACATCACCCACTCGCTCGTGGTGGTGGCCTTCTTCCTCGAGCAACTGCGCGCCGAGGGCCAGCGCTAG
- the trxB gene encoding thioredoxin-disulfide reductase, with the protein MADEKINKVTIIGSGPAGYTAAIYAARANLEPVVFAGGPTLEDPQRVPGGQLMITTDVENYPGFPEGITGPELMERFQKQAERFGTRIHMENVVKVDFSSRPFLIQGESVSYRSETVIISTGASAKWLSVKGEDLYKNRGVSACATCDGAFFKRQDVLVVGGGDTAMEEATYLAKIVNHVTLLHRRDTLRASKIMQERVLKNPKISVMWNTVVDEVVGNEKGMTGAVVRNVKTNDTQLLNATGLFVAIGHTPTTHLFEGVLETHQNGYLKTEPGSTRTNIEGVYACGDVQDSYYRQAITAAGTGCMAAIEAERWLIEQGK; encoded by the coding sequence GTGGCGGACGAGAAGATCAACAAGGTCACCATCATCGGCTCGGGCCCCGCGGGCTACACCGCGGCCATCTATGCCGCGCGTGCCAACCTGGAGCCGGTGGTGTTCGCTGGCGGTCCCACGTTGGAGGATCCCCAGCGCGTGCCCGGCGGCCAGCTGATGATCACCACGGACGTGGAGAACTACCCGGGCTTCCCCGAGGGCATCACCGGCCCGGAGCTGATGGAGCGCTTCCAGAAGCAGGCCGAGCGCTTCGGCACCCGCATCCACATGGAGAACGTCGTCAAGGTAGACTTCTCCTCGCGCCCCTTCCTCATCCAGGGCGAGAGCGTGAGCTACCGCTCCGAGACGGTCATCATCTCCACGGGCGCCAGCGCCAAGTGGCTGAGCGTCAAGGGCGAGGACCTCTACAAGAACCGCGGCGTGTCCGCCTGCGCCACCTGTGACGGCGCGTTCTTCAAGCGCCAGGACGTGCTGGTGGTGGGCGGCGGCGACACCGCCATGGAGGAGGCCACCTACCTGGCGAAGATCGTCAACCACGTCACCCTGCTGCACCGCCGCGACACCCTGCGCGCCTCGAAGATCATGCAGGAGCGCGTGCTGAAGAACCCGAAGATCTCCGTCATGTGGAACACCGTGGTGGACGAGGTGGTGGGCAACGAGAAGGGGATGACGGGCGCGGTGGTGCGCAACGTGAAGACGAACGACACCCAGCTGCTCAACGCCACGGGCCTCTTCGTCGCCATCGGCCACACGCCTACCACGCACCTGTTCGAGGGCGTGCTGGAGACACACCAGAACGGCTACCTGAAGACGGAGCCCGGCTCCACCCGCACCAACATCGAGGGCGTGTACGCCTGCGGTGACGTGCAGGACAGCTACTACCGCCAGGCCATCACCGCGGCGGGCACGGGCTGCATGGCCGCCATCGAGGCGGAGCGCTGGCTCATCGAGCAGGGCAAGTAG